GCCAGAAGCGGTCCGTCGTGCACCCGGTGACCCACAAGGTCCGCGTCCCCATGATCGACAAGCGCAAGGGCCAGGTCCTCTCCATCCACGAGAACAAGGCGCAGGTCATGGACCTCGAGAACTACGAAACGTTCGAGATCGAGGTCCCTGAAGAACTCCGGGGATCGCTCCAGGCGGGCCAGGAGCAGATGTACATCGAGACCCTGGGCCGCCGCAAGCTCTCGACGCCGTAGTCGCTCCCGCCGCCCTCTTATAATCCCAGGGAGTTCTCGGAGGCCATGCCCGCGACGCGGTTCGCCGACGCGCACGCGAAGCTTGAGGACGCGAAGATCGCGATCTTCGGCGTGCCGTACGATCGGACCTGCTCGTTCCGCGGCGGGAGCCGCTTCGCCCCCCGGGCGATCCGCCAGGCCTCGTACAACTTCGAGGCGTACATGATGGACCACGGGCACAGCCTCGCCGACATCCCGTTCATCGACCTGGGCGACACGCCCTCCTTCGGCCCGTCCGCGGAGATGGTCGAGGGCGTCTCCAAGATGAGCGCGGACGCGATCAAGCGCGGTCGCGTGCCCATCGTCCTGGGCGGCGAGCACAGCCTCGCGCCCGCCGTCGTGCGTTCGCTCCCCAGGGACGTCGCCGTCCTCGGCATCGACGCCCACCTGGACTTCCGGGACTCGTACCTGGACGACAAGTGGTCCCACGCTTGTTCCGCGCGCCGCTGCGCGGACCACGTAGGCGTGGAGCGCGTCGTGTACATGGGCGTACGCTCCTTCAG
This portion of the Thermoplasmata archaeon genome encodes:
- a CDS encoding translation initiation factor IF-5A encodes the protein MSWEQAEMRELKVNRYVVIDDEPCKIISIQFSKPGKHGEAKARLEAIGIFDGQKRSVVHPVTHKVRVPMIDKRKGQVLSIHENKAQVMDLENYETFEIEVPEELRGSLQAGQEQMYIETLGRRKLSTP
- the speB gene encoding agmatinase, with the translated sequence MPATRFADAHAKLEDAKIAIFGVPYDRTCSFRGGSRFAPRAIRQASYNFEAYMMDHGHSLADIPFIDLGDTPSFGPSAEMVEGVSKMSADAIKRGRVPIVLGGEHSLAPAVVRSLPRDVAVLGIDAHLDFRDSYLDDKWSHACSARRCADHVGVERVVYMGVRSFSEEEREDLARLGLSFVSVYDIHEEGIARAAERALKTVDRDKVYLTIDMDGVDPAYAPGVGNPEPFGLAPMQLKRLLGMLAPHLVGMDLNEVSPAWDFGQTSLLAARLVREAIMSIAEARSWV